A DNA window from Massilia putida contains the following coding sequences:
- a CDS encoding PAS domain-containing protein, with translation MQLLQRRSLPSIRAKLVTLVLACALPILLGYLVFATDADKRERAHVAEDAEMIARALAAAVDRDLANGETAARTLANQAALADGDLAAFHTAVRRLLRPEFPAYAVAVSAPGGAVLLDTRHTFGSVLPARGNEADIRTVFNTGDTVTSGLHRGDATQPWVISIAVPVWRDGKVAYALTVELRPRRLQELLASQTLPPHWSALVFDNHRRLVAFRAHTEHAIGDPMRPELARALAGAPVGIVELVDHGPQPMYSAYARTLGHDWAVAIGFPRHAARELLGPDPATTLAWIAVMLAISLGLAWRIGDSIARSVRALTEPAAALGRGEALVIPPLAIREAASVARALGKVEGELQHYRAGLESLVAERTNELQRSSAMLATVYATAPVGLAFLDRSLKIVMINDYLAAVNALPAASHVGRTLPELLGERGIHMEKPYRQVLATGRPLIEIEDSGDSPAEPGVMRHWICSYYPVYGPERELVGINAVVLDITERKRQEQRNRDNEELFRTLFEGSGDAHVLIAYGAGFLSANQAAIDLFGCAGTEEFLAMAPASASPEFQPNGRRSDELWHEAMRRALDSGGSRFEWIYRRRDGSLFHADVLLNSVDIGGRGIVQGTIRDITARVETAAALRAASRRLEESERMIRTVTDHLPALVGYWDADLRCRFANKPYRDWLERDPDDIVGRSMAELVDEDQIAEVRPYLDGVLRGERQFFERRLERNRSGKVIQAWGSYIPDIDADGRVQGFYMLHADITELKRTQSRLEEALRAAQAASSAKGEFLANMSHEIRTPMNAIIGLARLLEEADLGRRERGYVARMLMAAKSLLSMLNDVLDYSKVEAGQLVLEQTPFALDDVLSSIAAMSATSAWNKGIEPVFAVHPDVPARLVGDPMRLGQVLLNLVSNAIKFTEHGEVVLAIEPESRDGARIALKFAVRDSGIGIAPEQQQRMFEAFSQADTSTSRKYGGTGLGLAISRRLVRLMGGELQVESLPGRGTTFRFAASFGTGPQAAPDAHDDTPPLRVLVADDNASSRVALAGLLAGRGWHVTTAASGADALAQLRTGGPFDLAFIDSVLGDLDGASVIAFARADQAITLPRWALLAADPERERLDALAADLRINAILAKPFTPGALADALAELHSGAPAAATPRATPLSGRLAGMRVLVVEDNLLNQEVANYVLVHAGASVDFASNGRIAVSVLGENAAQYDAVLMDLQMPVMDGFEATAAIRAMGLTDLPVIAMTANALDEDRRRALAAGMNDYLAKPIDVDELVDMLSRVTGRAAAPPGEAARTALEAGLAVPAHIPGVDLKATLPRFGGNFASFTALFKRFESSQGGAVTDIRALLDAGDRTGAGQAVHRLRGVAANLGATDVAGQALELEQALRSEDAAALALRLARLDAALAVVLEAARDLPAPGSSATEPAPAAATQDGVAENSAALRRELAQLLDLLHNNNMKAMAQFETLRPALARLDPGKVAPLADAVATLRFEQAAQLVRSLLETEEDA, from the coding sequence GTGCAGTTGTTACAACGTCGTTCGTTACCTTCCATACGCGCCAAGCTCGTGACGCTCGTGCTGGCGTGCGCCCTGCCGATCCTGCTCGGCTACCTCGTGTTCGCCACCGACGCCGACAAGCGCGAACGGGCCCACGTCGCCGAGGATGCGGAAATGATCGCCCGGGCGCTGGCGGCGGCCGTCGACCGCGATCTCGCCAACGGCGAAACGGCGGCGCGCACGCTGGCCAACCAAGCCGCCCTGGCGGACGGGGACCTGGCCGCCTTCCACACGGCCGTGCGCCGCCTGCTGCGGCCGGAATTTCCCGCCTACGCCGTCGCCGTCAGCGCCCCCGGCGGCGCCGTCCTGCTCGACACCCGCCACACCTTCGGCAGCGTGCTGCCGGCACGCGGCAACGAGGCCGATATCCGCACCGTGTTCAATACGGGCGACACCGTCACCTCCGGCCTGCACCGCGGCGACGCCACCCAGCCCTGGGTGATCTCCATCGCCGTCCCGGTGTGGCGCGACGGGAAGGTGGCATACGCGCTCACCGTCGAATTGCGCCCGCGCCGCCTGCAGGAACTGCTGGCCAGTCAGACCCTGCCGCCGCACTGGAGCGCCCTCGTGTTCGACAACCACCGGCGCCTCGTCGCATTCCGCGCACACACCGAGCATGCGATCGGCGATCCGATGCGGCCGGAACTGGCCCGGGCGCTGGCCGGCGCCCCGGTCGGCATCGTCGAGCTGGTGGACCACGGCCCCCAGCCCATGTACTCGGCCTATGCGCGCACCCTGGGGCACGACTGGGCCGTGGCCATCGGCTTCCCGCGCCACGCGGCGCGCGAACTCCTCGGCCCCGATCCCGCCACGACGCTCGCGTGGATCGCCGTGATGCTCGCGATCAGCCTCGGTCTCGCGTGGCGCATCGGCGACTCCATCGCCCGCTCGGTGCGGGCCCTGACCGAACCGGCGGCGGCGCTCGGACGCGGCGAGGCGCTCGTCATTCCGCCGCTCGCGATCCGCGAGGCGGCCAGCGTCGCGCGCGCGCTGGGCAAGGTCGAGGGCGAGCTGCAGCACTACCGCGCCGGCCTCGAATCGCTCGTGGCCGAGCGGACCAACGAATTGCAGCGCTCGTCCGCCATGCTGGCGACCGTGTACGCCACGGCGCCCGTGGGCCTGGCGTTCCTCGACCGCAGCCTCAAGATCGTGATGATCAACGACTACCTGGCCGCCGTGAACGCGCTGCCGGCCGCCTCCCACGTCGGCCGCACGCTGCCCGAACTGCTGGGCGAGCGCGGCATCCACATGGAAAAGCCGTACCGCCAGGTGCTGGCGACGGGCCGACCGCTGATCGAGATCGAGGACAGCGGCGACTCGCCCGCGGAGCCGGGCGTCATGCGCCACTGGATCTGCAGCTACTACCCCGTGTACGGCCCGGAACGCGAACTCGTCGGCATCAACGCCGTGGTGCTCGACATCACGGAACGCAAGCGCCAGGAACAGCGCAATCGCGACAACGAAGAACTGTTCCGCACCCTGTTCGAAGGGTCGGGCGACGCCCACGTACTAATCGCGTACGGCGCCGGCTTCCTCAGCGCCAACCAGGCCGCGATCGACCTGTTCGGCTGCGCCGGCACGGAAGAATTCCTCGCGATGGCGCCGGCGAGCGCCTCGCCCGAGTTCCAGCCGAACGGGCGCCGCTCCGACGAGTTGTGGCACGAAGCCATGCGGCGCGCGCTCGACTCGGGCGGCAGCCGCTTCGAGTGGATCTACCGGCGCCGCGACGGCTCGCTGTTCCACGCCGACGTGCTCCTCAACAGCGTCGACATCGGCGGCCGCGGCATCGTGCAGGGCACCATCCGCGACATCACGGCCCGCGTGGAGACCGCCGCCGCGCTGCGCGCCGCCAGCCGCCGGCTGGAAGAGAGCGAACGCATGATCCGCACCGTGACGGACCACCTGCCCGCGCTGGTCGGCTACTGGGACGCCGACCTGCGCTGCCGCTTCGCGAACAAGCCCTATCGCGACTGGCTCGAACGCGATCCCGACGACATCGTCGGACGTTCGATGGCCGAACTCGTGGACGAGGATCAGATCGCGGAAGTACGGCCCTACCTCGACGGCGTGCTGCGCGGCGAGCGCCAGTTCTTCGAGCGCCGGCTCGAGCGCAACCGGTCCGGCAAGGTGATCCAGGCGTGGGGCAGCTACATCCCGGACATCGACGCGGACGGCCGCGTGCAGGGTTTCTACATGCTCCATGCTGACATCACGGAGCTGAAACGCACGCAGTCGCGCCTGGAGGAAGCGCTGCGCGCGGCGCAGGCGGCCAGCAGCGCCAAGGGCGAATTCCTGGCCAACATGAGCCACGAGATCCGCACGCCGATGAACGCCATCATCGGCCTCGCGCGCCTGCTCGAAGAGGCCGACCTGGGCCGGCGTGAGCGGGGCTACGTCGCGCGCATGCTGATGGCCGCGAAATCGCTGCTGTCGATGCTGAACGACGTGCTCGATTATTCGAAGGTGGAAGCGGGCCAGCTCGTGCTCGAACAGACGCCGTTCGCGCTGGACGACGTCTTGTCCAGCATCGCCGCAATGTCCGCCACGAGTGCCTGGAACAAGGGCATCGAACCCGTGTTCGCGGTGCACCCGGACGTGCCGGCGCGCCTCGTCGGCGACCCGATGCGCCTGGGCCAGGTGCTGCTCAACCTCGTCAGCAACGCGATCAAGTTCACCGAACACGGCGAGGTCGTGCTGGCGATCGAACCGGAGAGCCGCGACGGCGCCAGGATCGCGCTGAAGTTCGCCGTGCGCGACAGCGGCATCGGCATCGCGCCCGAACAGCAGCAACGCATGTTCGAGGCGTTCTCGCAGGCCGACACGTCCACGAGCCGCAAGTACGGCGGCACCGGCCTGGGCCTGGCGATCAGCCGGCGCCTCGTGCGCCTGATGGGCGGCGAGCTGCAGGTGGAAAGCCTGCCGGGCCGCGGCACGACGTTCCGCTTCGCCGCCTCGTTCGGGACCGGACCGCAGGCCGCGCCGGACGCGCATGACGACACGCCGCCGCTGCGCGTGCTGGTGGCGGACGACAACGCGAGCAGCCGCGTCGCGCTGGCCGGGCTGCTCGCCGGCCGCGGCTGGCACGTGACGACGGCCGCCAGCGGCGCCGACGCGCTCGCGCAGCTGCGCACGGGCGGGCCGTTCGACCTGGCATTCATCGACAGCGTGCTGGGCGACCTGGATGGCGCCTCCGTGATCGCGTTCGCGCGCGCCGACCAGGCCATCACCCTGCCCCGCTGGGCCTTGCTGGCGGCCGACCCGGAACGCGAACGCCTCGACGCGCTGGCCGCCGACCTGCGCATCAACGCCATCCTCGCGAAACCGTTCACGCCGGGCGCGCTGGCCGACGCGCTGGCGGAGCTGCACAGCGGCGCGCCGGCGGCGGCAACGCCGCGCGCAACGCCGCTGAGCGGGCGCCTGGCGGGCATGCGCGTGCTCGTCGTCGAGGACAACCTGCTCAACCAGGAAGTGGCGAACTACGTGCTCGTGCACGCGGGCGCGAGCGTCGATTTCGCGTCGAACGGCCGCATCGCCGTCAGTGTGCTGGGCGAGAACGCGGCCCAGTACGACGCCGTGCTGATGGACTTGCAGATGCCCGTGATGGACGGTTTCGAAGCGACGGCCGCCATCCGCGCGATGGGCTTGACGGACTTGCCCGTGATCGCGATGACCGCCAACGCGTTGGACGAGGACCGCCGCCGCGCCCTCGCCGCGGGCATGAACGACTACCTCGCCAAGCCGATCGACGTCGACGAGCTGGTGGACATGCTGAGCCGCGTCACCGGCCGTGCGGCCGCGCCTCCGGGCGAGGCGGCCCGCACCGCCCTGGAGGCCGGGCTGGCCGTGCCCGCGCACATTCCCGGCGTCGATCTGAAGGCGACGCTGCCCCGCTTCGGCGGCAACTTCGCCAGTTTCACCGCCCTGTTCAAGCGCTTCGAAAGTTCGCAGGGCGGGGCCGTCACCGACATCCGCGCGCTGCTCGACGCGGGCGACCGCACGGGTGCCGGCCAGGCCGTGCACCGGCTGCGCGGCGTGGCCGCCAATCTGGGCGCGACGGACGTCGCCGGGCAGGCGCTGGAACTGGAACAGGCGCTGCGCAGCGAGGACGCGGCGGCGCTCGCATTGCGCCTCGCCCGCCTCGATGCCGCGCTGGCGGTCGTGCTGGAAGCGGCGCGCGACCTGCCCGCGCCCGGGTCCTCGGCCACCGAACCGGCACCGGCTGCCGCCACCCAGGACGGGGTGGCGGAAAATAGCGCTGCCTTACGAAGGGAGTTGGCGCAGCTGCTCGATTTGCTCCACAATAACAACATGAAAGCGATGGCGCAGTTCGAGACGCTGCGCCCGGCCCTCGCCCGGCTGGATCCCGGCAAGGTGGCGCCGCTGGCGGATGCCGTGGCGACGCTGCGGTTCGAGCAGGCGGCGCAGCTGGTACGATCGCTATTGGAGACGGAGGAGGATGCATGA
- a CDS encoding GspE/PulE family protein, translating to MARPEKVRLGEILVQQKLLSEDQLNQALADQKRTGRKLGRVFVESGFVTEEQISGALARQLGIPYLNLKFYNINQDVVRLLPETQARRFRALALEDRADTVLVGVSDPTDLFAYDEIARLLKKSVELAVVNETEVLQAIDRIYRRTGEITGLARELEQDLGDTNSVDFGALSANSGLEEAPVVKLLQSVFDDAAQVRASDIHIEPQDGRLQIRFRIDGVLHLQTEADIKIATPLALRLKLMADLDISEKRLPQDGRFAVKVRNQRIDVRISTMPTQYGESVVMRLLNQVGTTLRLDAIGMPAALVERFRVIVQRPNGLVLVTGPTGSGKTTTLYSALAELNSVEKKLITVEDPIEYRLSGINQVQVNDKIELSFARVLRSALRQDPDIVLVGEMRDQETAQIGLRAAMTGHLVLSTLHTNDAASTPLRLMDMGVPRYMVSGSLQAVLAQRLVRVICESCSEPYPLPAPERAWLRAELGDRAETVPFFHGRGCSHCNGTGYRGRTGVYELLEMTRAVNEAANHPDPGHFLKVAHAEMRGETLRRSGVRLAIQGRTTVAEAMRISNQMED from the coding sequence ATGGCGCGGCCCGAAAAAGTCCGACTTGGCGAAATCCTGGTGCAACAAAAGCTGCTGTCGGAAGACCAGCTGAACCAAGCGCTCGCCGACCAGAAACGCACCGGCCGCAAGCTGGGCCGCGTATTCGTCGAGAGCGGCTTCGTCACGGAAGAGCAGATTTCCGGCGCGCTCGCGCGCCAGCTCGGCATTCCCTACCTCAACCTGAAGTTCTACAACATCAACCAGGACGTCGTCCGCCTCTTGCCGGAAACGCAGGCGCGCCGCTTCCGTGCGCTCGCGCTGGAAGACCGCGCCGACACGGTGCTCGTCGGCGTCTCCGACCCGACCGACCTGTTCGCCTACGACGAGATCGCGCGCCTGCTGAAGAAGAGCGTCGAACTCGCGGTCGTCAACGAGACCGAAGTGCTGCAGGCGATCGACCGCATCTACCGCCGCACGGGCGAGATCACGGGCCTCGCGCGCGAACTGGAACAGGACCTGGGCGACACGAACTCCGTCGACTTCGGCGCGCTGTCGGCCAATTCCGGCCTGGAAGAAGCGCCGGTCGTGAAGCTGCTGCAATCGGTGTTCGACGACGCCGCCCAGGTGCGCGCCTCGGACATCCACATCGAGCCGCAGGACGGCCGCCTGCAGATCCGCTTCCGCATCGACGGCGTGCTGCACCTGCAGACGGAGGCCGACATCAAGATCGCGACGCCGCTGGCGCTGCGCCTGAAGCTGATGGCGGACCTCGACATCTCGGAAAAGCGCCTGCCGCAGGACGGCCGCTTCGCCGTCAAGGTGCGCAACCAGCGCATCGACGTCCGTATCTCGACGATGCCCACGCAATACGGCGAATCCGTCGTCATGCGTCTGTTGAACCAGGTCGGCACGACGTTGCGCCTGGACGCGATCGGCATGCCGGCCGCGCTGGTCGAACGGTTCCGCGTCATCGTGCAGCGACCGAACGGCCTCGTGCTCGTGACGGGACCGACGGGCTCCGGCAAGACGACGACCCTGTACAGCGCACTGGCCGAGCTGAACTCCGTCGAGAAAAAGCTGATCACGGTCGAGGACCCGATCGAATATCGCCTGTCCGGCATCAACCAGGTGCAGGTGAACGACAAGATCGAGCTGAGTTTCGCGCGCGTGCTGCGCTCCGCGCTGCGCCAGGACCCGGACATCGTGCTCGTCGGCGAGATGCGTGACCAGGAGACGGCGCAGATCGGCCTGCGCGCCGCGATGACGGGCCACCTGGTGCTGTCCACGCTGCACACGAACGACGCCGCGTCGACCCCGCTGCGCCTGATGGACATGGGCGTCCCGCGTTACATGGTGAGCGGCTCGCTGCAGGCCGTGCTGGCGCAGCGTCTCGTGCGCGTGATCTGCGAAAGCTGCTCGGAACCGTACCCGCTGCCGGCGCCGGAGCGCGCGTGGCTGCGCGCCGAACTGGGCGATCGCGCCGAAACGGTACCGTTCTTCCACGGGCGCGGCTGCTCGCACTGCAACGGCACCGGTTATCGCGGCCGTACCGGCGTGTACGAATTGCTGGAGATGACACGCGCCGTCAACGAGGCCGCCAATCACCCGGACCCGGGCCACTTCCTGAAAGTGGCGCATGCCGAGATGCGCGGCGAGACGCTGCGCCGCAGCGGCGTGCGCCTGGCCATCCAGGGCCGCACGACGGTGGCGGAAGCCATGCGCATCAGTAACCAGATGGAAGACTGA
- a CDS encoding type II secretion system F family protein: protein MPFFAYKGRNARGELMQGVLEGADSGVVADQLFGTGVTPLEITPTTRKATATGGAPGADGSLWERLTRKKVTSIDVQLFSRQIYTLLKSGVPIMRGLAGLQESATNKSFARVIQDLRESLDSGRELSTAMRRHTACFSPFYLSMVRVGEMTGRLEEVFLRLFDHLEFDRDMRDRVKSAMRYPTFVIFAMVAAMVVVNVFVIPQFEKVFKSFHAELPLMTRILIATSRFTVDYWPVMAGMAVAAFFGFRAWTRTVPGRLTWDRYKLRFPIAGKIIHKATMARFARSFALSIRSGVPIVQALTVVAQTADNAYLTLRLDQMRDGVERGESILRTATNAQVFTPIVLQMIAVGEESGSLDDLMDEIAQMYEREVDYELKTLSSQIEPILITFLGAMVLVLALGIFLPIWDLGKAALHH, encoded by the coding sequence ATGCCATTCTTCGCTTACAAAGGCCGCAACGCGCGCGGCGAATTGATGCAGGGCGTGCTGGAAGGCGCCGACAGCGGCGTCGTCGCGGACCAGCTGTTCGGCACCGGCGTCACGCCGCTGGAAATCACCCCGACCACGCGCAAGGCCACGGCGACGGGCGGTGCCCCCGGCGCCGACGGCAGCCTGTGGGAGCGCCTCACGCGCAAGAAGGTCACGTCCATCGACGTGCAGCTGTTCAGCCGCCAGATCTACACGCTGCTGAAATCCGGCGTGCCGATCATGCGCGGCCTGGCCGGCCTGCAGGAGTCGGCGACGAACAAGAGCTTCGCGCGCGTGATCCAGGACCTGCGCGAATCGCTGGACTCCGGCCGCGAACTGTCGACGGCGATGCGCCGCCACACGGCGTGCTTCTCGCCGTTCTACCTGTCGATGGTGCGCGTGGGCGAGATGACGGGCCGCCTGGAAGAAGTCTTCCTGCGCCTGTTCGACCACCTGGAATTCGACCGCGACATGCGCGACCGCGTCAAGAGCGCGATGCGCTATCCGACGTTCGTCATCTTCGCGATGGTCGCGGCGATGGTCGTCGTGAACGTGTTCGTGATTCCGCAGTTCGAGAAGGTCTTCAAGAGCTTCCACGCCGAGCTGCCGCTGATGACGCGCATCCTCATCGCGACGTCGCGCTTCACGGTCGACTACTGGCCCGTGATGGCCGGCATGGCCGTGGCCGCGTTCTTCGGCTTCCGGGCCTGGACGCGCACCGTGCCGGGCCGCCTCACGTGGGACCGCTACAAGCTGCGCTTCCCCATCGCCGGCAAGATCATCCACAAGGCCACGATGGCCCGTTTCGCGCGCAGCTTCGCGCTGTCGATCCGCAGCGGCGTGCCGATCGTGCAAGCCCTGACGGTCGTCGCGCAGACGGCCGACAATGCCTATCTGACCCTGCGCCTGGACCAGATGCGCGACGGGGTCGAGCGCGGCGAAAGCATCCTGCGCACGGCGACCAATGCGCAGGTGTTCACGCCGATCGTGCTGCAGATGATCGCCGTGGGCGAGGAATCGGGTTCGCTCGACGACCTGATGGACGAGATCGCGCAGATGTACGAGCGCGAGGTCGATTACGAGCTCAAGACGCTGTCCAGCCAGATCGAGCCCATCCTCATCACCTTCCTCGGTGCGATGGTGCTCGTGCTGGCCCTGGGCATCTTCCTGCCGATCTGGGACCTGGGCAAGGCGGCCCTGCATCACTGA
- a CDS encoding type II secretion system protein, with amino-acid sequence MARKEDRPGRGFTLLEFAIVVAVTAALCTVLLHRLDGCRRAAEEAATRQTVAALRTALQVEVTRALAQGRTETLAELAGQNPIRLLARPPANYLGEFALAEQGRVARNGWVFDPRDKILVYLTSERERFASGKSKLPMFKVELTRNPAISLALNEVGEQGVR; translated from the coding sequence ATGGCACGCAAGGAGGACCGGCCCGGACGGGGCTTCACACTGCTGGAATTCGCGATCGTCGTCGCCGTCACGGCGGCGCTTTGCACCGTGCTGCTGCACCGCCTGGACGGCTGCCGCCGCGCGGCCGAGGAAGCGGCGACGCGCCAGACCGTTGCCGCGCTGCGTACGGCGCTGCAGGTGGAAGTCACGCGCGCGCTGGCACAGGGCCGCACGGAGACCCTGGCCGAGCTCGCCGGGCAGAATCCGATCCGCTTGTTGGCCCGGCCGCCCGCGAATTACCTTGGCGAATTCGCACTGGCCGAACAGGGCCGCGTGGCACGCAATGGGTGGGTGTTTGACCCACGCGACAAAATCCTTGTCTATCTCACCTCGGAACGAGAAAGATTTGCCTCGGGAAAATCGAAATTGCCGATGTTCAAGGTAGAATTAACTCGAAATCCAGCGATAAGCCTTGCCCTGAACGAAGTCGGCGAGCAGGGCGTTCGTTAA
- a CDS encoding type II secretion system protein → MKVSIKNNAQGGFTLIELIVVIVILGILAATALPKFANLGSDARVASLNAAKGSLSSVAAMAHGRYLANATTGTPPTEMNLEGTTISFATTVTGTGYPKANEALATAAGLNSADYTIFATKADATKTTPNVPANSVVAVPNSVAGTPTAVTCYVIYTEPSATNTPPTITNNGTAATCE, encoded by the coding sequence ATGAAAGTCAGTATCAAAAACAATGCGCAGGGCGGCTTTACCTTGATCGAATTGATCGTCGTGATCGTGATACTGGGTATTCTGGCGGCGACGGCGTTGCCGAAGTTTGCGAACCTGGGTAGCGACGCCCGCGTGGCCTCGTTGAATGCCGCCAAAGGCTCGTTGAGCTCGGTGGCTGCCATGGCGCACGGTCGTTATCTGGCGAACGCCACCACTGGTACACCCCCGACCGAAATGAACCTCGAGGGTACGACGATCAGCTTCGCCACGACCGTCACGGGCACGGGTTATCCGAAAGCAAATGAAGCATTGGCAACCGCAGCAGGTCTGAACAGTGCCGACTACACGATATTCGCGACCAAAGCGGATGCCACCAAGACGACGCCGAACGTTCCGGCGAACTCGGTCGTGGCCGTCCCGAACAGTGTTGCAGGTACGCCCACGGCCGTGACTTGCTACGTTATTTATACGGAACCGAGCGCGACGAATACGCCGCCGACCATCACCAATAACGGCACTGCCGCGACCTGCGAATAA
- a CDS encoding pilus assembly protein PilM, which produces MGFFSKAQNNAAWLAMVPQRDGVAAASVRRGLDAGAKPAVTHATFFPGTPSAEALDKAAKEMHSASYRCTTVLAGGDYQFMSVESPNVPREELKSAMRWRLKDILDFPIDDATFDVLDIPLDPNAVVRPQQSVFAIAARNGVIAARQKMFNAAKVKLRVIDIPEMAQRNVSALLEPEGRGVAMLSFGEDGGLLTVSWRGELYLSRRIDVTVAQILDDDHDRKHQSFDKITLELQRSLDNFERQFAFVSVAKLVLAPTGAVGLDEYLSSNLYTRVETLDLADVFDLERVPDLADPGRQLRFFVPIGAALRMEEGAA; this is translated from the coding sequence ATGGGTTTTTTCAGTAAAGCACAGAACAATGCAGCCTGGCTGGCCATGGTGCCGCAGCGCGACGGGGTCGCGGCGGCCAGCGTGCGCCGTGGGCTGGATGCCGGCGCCAAGCCGGCCGTGACGCACGCCACCTTTTTCCCCGGCACCCCGTCCGCCGAGGCCCTGGACAAGGCTGCCAAGGAGATGCACAGCGCGAGCTACCGCTGCACGACGGTGCTGGCTGGTGGCGACTATCAGTTCATGTCGGTCGAATCGCCCAACGTCCCGCGCGAAGAATTGAAGAGCGCCATGCGCTGGCGCCTCAAGGACATCCTCGATTTCCCGATCGACGACGCGACGTTCGACGTCCTCGACATCCCGCTCGACCCGAACGCCGTCGTGCGTCCGCAGCAAAGCGTCTTCGCGATCGCCGCGCGCAACGGCGTGATCGCCGCGCGCCAGAAGATGTTCAACGCGGCCAAGGTCAAGCTGCGCGTGATCGACATCCCCGAGATGGCCCAGCGTAACGTGTCGGCCCTGCTGGAGCCGGAAGGCCGCGGCGTCGCCATGCTGTCGTTCGGCGAGGACGGCGGCCTGTTGACCGTGTCGTGGCGCGGCGAGCTGTATCTGTCGCGCCGCATCGACGTGACCGTGGCCCAGATCCTCGACGACGACCACGACCGCAAGCACCAGAGCTTCGACAAGATCACGCTGGAACTGCAGCGCTCCCTCGACAACTTCGAACGCCAGTTCGCGTTCGTCAGCGTGGCCAAGCTCGTGCTCGCGCCGACCGGTGCCGTCGGCCTGGACGAATACCTGTCCAGCAATCTGTACACGCGCGTCGAGACGCTCGACCTGGCCGACGTGTTCGACCTGGAACGCGTGCCCGACCTCGCGGATCCGGGACGCCAGCTGCGCTTCTTCGTGCCCATCGGGGCCGCGCTGCGCATGGAGGAGGGCGCGGCATGA
- a CDS encoding PilN domain-containing protein: protein MSQQINLFNPQFQPQKKILSVNAMAAALGVLVLGLVGTGVAGKVRVMGLAAQVAQGETRMRAAQKRLETAAAEFAPRTKDSRLEAELAEAQNEHDALRRLADVIERGDLGNTRGYAEYFRALARQSVDGLWLTGVSIAGAGTEIGVRGRALDPALVPGYLARLRNEPVLQGTPIGSMQIGQAATVKVRGADGKETDAPAPYVEFTLQSAAAPAPAAGGSAAAGAPALPAITSFVGATAGGQQ, encoded by the coding sequence ATGAGCCAGCAGATCAATCTGTTCAACCCGCAGTTCCAGCCGCAGAAGAAGATCCTGTCGGTCAATGCGATGGCGGCCGCGCTCGGCGTCCTCGTGCTGGGCCTCGTCGGGACGGGCGTAGCCGGCAAAGTGCGCGTGATGGGTCTCGCGGCCCAGGTCGCCCAGGGCGAGACGCGCATGCGGGCGGCGCAGAAACGCCTGGAGACGGCCGCCGCCGAATTCGCGCCGCGCACGAAGGACAGCCGGCTCGAAGCCGAGCTGGCCGAAGCCCAGAACGAACACGATGCGCTGCGCCGTCTGGCGGACGTGATCGAGCGCGGTGACCTGGGCAATACGCGCGGCTACGCCGAATACTTCCGCGCGCTGGCCCGCCAGAGCGTGGACGGCCTGTGGCTGACGGGCGTGTCGATCGCAGGCGCCGGTACCGAGATCGGCGTGCGTGGACGCGCCCTCGATCCGGCCCTCGTGCCGGGCTACCTGGCGCGCCTGCGCAACGAACCCGTCCTGCAAGGCACGCCCATCGGCAGCATGCAGATCGGGCAGGCGGCCACCGTCAAGGTGCGCGGTGCCGACGGCAAGGAGACCGATGCGCCCGCGCCGTACGTCGAATTCACCCTGCAATCGGCCGCCGCGCCGGCGCCCGCCGCAGGCGGCTCGGCAGCGG